In one Phaenicophaeus curvirostris isolate KB17595 chromosome 19, BPBGC_Pcur_1.0, whole genome shotgun sequence genomic region, the following are encoded:
- the CEP95 gene encoding centrosomal protein of 95 kDa isoform X1, translating to MGAGGAMTGGSKPAAGAVPAAVGAMGGAEERDWVDVANDLLKSCHINQHIKNLSECGADVFVRLYESILGEKVPDFIATPRSQEDDAHNVQAVIDSLALDYLQVSLSHITGENIVKGERESIRNLLEIFDGLLEYLTEEVSESSSQSRDEANVLSNNEIQIASQEQLGSNAGQLPQPSIFSSGEGSQSDFSVPSSDVDGSESTSELIKLGDTAYSFSKRKEEFQLPELLPAEKDKGVEESENSEAVATLPKRFSETEGTVVKEKEDGSMESVCTTEPQKEGLSASATKLGEPIQQAIPLLPPFQPSEARPLYPIWRGYQSSASQSGTLANGQGLKIPAETCCFVFQLEKSLTQKSEDVSGSLPLSRKIPVGTVQSVPSTDASLSSASAVGEEVASSEAEDNVAKVPRVYGTSTSASSSHENPSLCTDQVTPTPIPESRYLPRKKSRYENSTTDSLEESLSHRTTKEKQSEQNLQRVSEKLSRQLNELDLMLKSALGGHTREDDLTDDDSLSQHSDSVMDYRRRKAKRDTPYLRYQSRPRSLSPSSPSSQHQLFSDLEDKLCSNGTSRIRKIRSQLQKERDDRMKKAKMVAKAYEDELGIYEARERLRLSKLREDIREMEQEYKENIFKEPPKMPQPVKVYSRKTTPQNPKYSQWIPKRGTVKPKKAAPMKLRDGDLLSQLLEEFPHLHISQHTMNKMWQQQRAHMEQLKAASSTSRSKLQNEVQQALKKHELLVAIMKKDQDHRKRLQELRQRIYRQKWAQNKVREKHQQIARARRYYEDYRVQLRARMMRARTREERIFKSLFEEGLEIQRQRLKDLRAYAQEKRAEQRREHQNELESMENYYKDQFSMLAEALSQEHQEIQTREKAQVQMLRKAKRELRSRMEKEIQQLQAAIIQSDDDTFFRELEADRLKSRLQMASFQYSKSSFL from the exons ATTGGGTTGATGTTGCCAATGATCTTTTAAAGAGCTGTCACATAAACCAGCACATAAAGAATCTGTCGGAATGTGGTGCTGATGTGTTTGTTCGTCTTTACGAGTCTATCTTAGGAGAAAAAGTACCAG atttcaTAGCTACTCCTAGAAGCCAAGAAGATGATGCACATAATGTACAAGCAGTAATAGATTCCCTGGCACTGGACTATTTGCAGGTCAGCTTGTCACACATCACTG GTGAGAACAttgtgaaaggagaaagagaatcTATCAGAAACCTCcttgaaatatttgatggtttGTTAGAGTATCTTACAGAAGAAGTCAGTGAATCTTCTTCTCAGAGTAGAG ATGAGGCAAATGTGCTATCCAATAATGAAATTCAAATTGCATCTCAAGAGCAGCTGGGAAGCAATGCTGGACAACTTCCACAGCCTTCAATATTCTCATCAGGTGAAGG GTCCCAGTCAGACTTTTCTGTTCCATCTTCTGATGTAGATGGATCAGAATCTACAAGTGAATTGATTAAACTTGGAGATACTGCTTATTCATTTTCCAAGAGAAAGGAAG AATTCCAGTTGCCTGAATTGTtaccagcagaaaaggacaagGGGGTGGAAGAATCTGAAAACTCAGAGGCTGTTGCAACATTACCTAAACGCTTCTCTGAAACGGAAGGGACCGTggtaaaggaaaaggaagatg GATCAATGGAGTCTGTTTGTACCACTGAACCTCAAAAAGAGGGTTTGAGTGCCAGTGCGACAAAACTTGGGGAGCCTATACAGCAAGCTATTCCTTTGCTACCACCATTTCAGCCTTCAGAAGCCAGACCTCTTTATCCTATATGGAGAGGTTATCAGAGCTCAGCCAGCCAGTCAGGAACTTTGGCTAATGGTCAAGGACTGAAAATTCCTGCT GAAACGTGTTGCTTTGTGTTTCAGCTTGAAAAGTCACTTACACAAAAATCTGAAGATGTTTCTGGTAGTCTTCCTCTATCAAGGAAAATCCCTG TAGGCACAGTGCAGTCTGTACCATCAACTGATGCTTCTCTGTCATCTGCTTCTGCAGTGGGAGAGGAGGTGGCATCAAGTGAAGCTGAGGACAATGTGGCAAAG GTTCCTCGCGTATATGGGACCTCTACATCTGCTTCCTCCTCACATGAAAACCCCTCACTGTGCACTGACCAAGTAACACCGACTCCAATACCTGAATCTAGATACCTGCctagaaagaaaag caGATATGAAAATTCTACCACAGATTCACTTGAAGAGTCTCTTTCCCACAGaacaacaaaggaaaagcaatctGAGCAAAATCTTCAACGAGTGTCAGAAAAACTCTCCCGCCAGTTAAATGAACTAGATTTA ATGTTAAAGAGCGCTTTGGGTGGGCACACCCGAGAAGATGACTTGACAGATGACGACAGCCTGTCTCAGCACAGTGACAGTGTCATGGATTATCGCCGAAGAAAAGCCAAGCGAG ACACACCTTATCTAAGGTACCAAAGCAGACCACGATCCCTTTCTCCATCCTCACCTTCATCTCAGCATCAACTCTTTTCTGACTTGGAAGATAAACTCTGCAGTAATGGAACAAGCCGAATAAGGAAAATACGCAGCCAGCTCCAGAAAGAAAGGGATGATAGAATGAAAAAAGCAAAG ATGGTTGCTAAAGCTTATGAAGATGAACTTGGAATTTATGAAGCTAGGGAGAGGCTTAGACTTTCTAAGCTCAGAGAAGACATCAGGGAGATG GAACaagaatacaaagaaaacatctttaaagAACCTCCAAAAATGCCTCAGCCAGTGAAAGTTTATTCTAGAAAAACCACACCTCAGAATCCCAAATACAGCCAGTGGATTCCAAAACGAGGGACTGTGAAGCCAAAGAAAGCAGCTCCAA TGAAACTAAGAGATGGTGACCTCCTGTCGCAGCTACTGGAAGAGTTTCCCCACCTACATATTTCCCAACATACTATGAATAAAATGTGGCAGCAGCAGCGTGCGCACATGGAACagcttaaagcagcttccagcacaagTAGatcaaaactccaaaatgaa GTTCAACAAGCCCTGAAGAAGCATGAGCTTCTTGTTGCAATTATGAAAAAAGATCAAGACCATAGAAAGAGGCTG CAAGAACTTCGGCAACGTATCTACCGCCAGAAGTGGGCTCAGAATAAAGTGAGAGAGAAACACCAGCAAATTGCTCGAGCCAGGAGGTACTATGAAGATTACCGGGTTCAGTTGCGTGCCAGGATGATGCGGGCAAGGACACGGGAAGAAAGG ATATTTAAAAGCTTATTTGAAGAAGGCTTAGAAATTCAGAGGCAAAGACTGAAGGACCTGAGGGCATATGCTCAAGAGAAGCGTGCTGAGCAAAGGCGAGAGCATCAAAATGAGTTGGAGTCTATGGAGAACTATTACAAAGATCAG TTTTCCATGCTAGCAGAAGCTTTATCTCAAGAACACCAAGAAATCCAAACCAGAGAGAAAGCACAAGTACAA ATGCTACGGAAAGCAAAAAGAGAATTGAGATCaaggatggaaaaggaaattcaGCAACTGCAAGCAGCAATAATACAGAGCGATGATGACACCTTTTTTCGAGAACTGGAAGCAGACAGACTGAAATCTCGACTGCAGATGGCTTCCTTTCAGTACAGCAAAAGCAGTTTCTTGTAA
- the CEP95 gene encoding centrosomal protein of 95 kDa isoform X3 codes for MGAGGAMTGGSKPAAGAVPAAVGAMGGAEERDWVDVANDLLKSCHINQHIKNLSECGADVFVRLYESILGEKVPDFIATPRSQEDDAHNVQAVIDSLALDYLQVSLSHITGENIVKGERESIRNLLEIFDGLLEYLTEEVSESSSQSRDEANVLSNNEIQIASQEQLGSNAGQLPQPSIFSSGEGSQSDFSVPSSDVDGSESTSELIKLGDTAYSFSKRKEEFQLPELLPAEKDKGVEESENSEAVATLPKRFSETEGTVVKEKEDGSMESVCTTEPQKEGLSASATKLGEPIQQAIPLLPPFQPSEARPLYPIWRGYQSSASQSGTLANGQGLKIPALEKSLTQKSEDVSGSLPLSRKIPVGTVQSVPSTDASLSSASAVGEEVASSEAEDNVAKVPRVYGTSTSASSSHENPSLCTDQVTPTPIPESRYLPRKKSRYENSTTDSLEESLSHRTTKEKQSEQNLQRVSEKLSRQLNELDLMLKSALGGHTREDDLTDDDSLSQHSDSVMDYRRRKAKRDTPYLRYQSRPRSLSPSSPSSQHQLFSDLEDKLCSNGTSRIRKIRSQLQKERDDRMKKAKMVAKAYEDELGIYEARERLRLSKLREDIREMEQEYKENIFKEPPKMPQPVKVYSRKTTPQNPKYSQWIPKRGTVKPKKAAPMKLRDGDLLSQLLEEFPHLHISQHTMNKMWQQQRAHMEQLKAASSTSRSKLQNEVQQALKKHELLVAIMKKDQDHRKRLQELRQRIYRQKWAQNKVREKHQQIARARRYYEDYRVQLRARMMRARTREERIFKSLFEEGLEIQRQRLKDLRAYAQEKRAEQRREHQNELESMENYYKDQFSMLAEALSQEHQEIQTREKAQVQMLRKAKRELRSRMEKEIQQLQAAIIQSDDDTFFRELEADRLKSRLQMASFQYSKSSFL; via the exons ATTGGGTTGATGTTGCCAATGATCTTTTAAAGAGCTGTCACATAAACCAGCACATAAAGAATCTGTCGGAATGTGGTGCTGATGTGTTTGTTCGTCTTTACGAGTCTATCTTAGGAGAAAAAGTACCAG atttcaTAGCTACTCCTAGAAGCCAAGAAGATGATGCACATAATGTACAAGCAGTAATAGATTCCCTGGCACTGGACTATTTGCAGGTCAGCTTGTCACACATCACTG GTGAGAACAttgtgaaaggagaaagagaatcTATCAGAAACCTCcttgaaatatttgatggtttGTTAGAGTATCTTACAGAAGAAGTCAGTGAATCTTCTTCTCAGAGTAGAG ATGAGGCAAATGTGCTATCCAATAATGAAATTCAAATTGCATCTCAAGAGCAGCTGGGAAGCAATGCTGGACAACTTCCACAGCCTTCAATATTCTCATCAGGTGAAGG GTCCCAGTCAGACTTTTCTGTTCCATCTTCTGATGTAGATGGATCAGAATCTACAAGTGAATTGATTAAACTTGGAGATACTGCTTATTCATTTTCCAAGAGAAAGGAAG AATTCCAGTTGCCTGAATTGTtaccagcagaaaaggacaagGGGGTGGAAGAATCTGAAAACTCAGAGGCTGTTGCAACATTACCTAAACGCTTCTCTGAAACGGAAGGGACCGTggtaaaggaaaaggaagatg GATCAATGGAGTCTGTTTGTACCACTGAACCTCAAAAAGAGGGTTTGAGTGCCAGTGCGACAAAACTTGGGGAGCCTATACAGCAAGCTATTCCTTTGCTACCACCATTTCAGCCTTCAGAAGCCAGACCTCTTTATCCTATATGGAGAGGTTATCAGAGCTCAGCCAGCCAGTCAGGAACTTTGGCTAATGGTCAAGGACTGAAAATTCCTGCT CTTGAAAAGTCACTTACACAAAAATCTGAAGATGTTTCTGGTAGTCTTCCTCTATCAAGGAAAATCCCTG TAGGCACAGTGCAGTCTGTACCATCAACTGATGCTTCTCTGTCATCTGCTTCTGCAGTGGGAGAGGAGGTGGCATCAAGTGAAGCTGAGGACAATGTGGCAAAG GTTCCTCGCGTATATGGGACCTCTACATCTGCTTCCTCCTCACATGAAAACCCCTCACTGTGCACTGACCAAGTAACACCGACTCCAATACCTGAATCTAGATACCTGCctagaaagaaaag caGATATGAAAATTCTACCACAGATTCACTTGAAGAGTCTCTTTCCCACAGaacaacaaaggaaaagcaatctGAGCAAAATCTTCAACGAGTGTCAGAAAAACTCTCCCGCCAGTTAAATGAACTAGATTTA ATGTTAAAGAGCGCTTTGGGTGGGCACACCCGAGAAGATGACTTGACAGATGACGACAGCCTGTCTCAGCACAGTGACAGTGTCATGGATTATCGCCGAAGAAAAGCCAAGCGAG ACACACCTTATCTAAGGTACCAAAGCAGACCACGATCCCTTTCTCCATCCTCACCTTCATCTCAGCATCAACTCTTTTCTGACTTGGAAGATAAACTCTGCAGTAATGGAACAAGCCGAATAAGGAAAATACGCAGCCAGCTCCAGAAAGAAAGGGATGATAGAATGAAAAAAGCAAAG ATGGTTGCTAAAGCTTATGAAGATGAACTTGGAATTTATGAAGCTAGGGAGAGGCTTAGACTTTCTAAGCTCAGAGAAGACATCAGGGAGATG GAACaagaatacaaagaaaacatctttaaagAACCTCCAAAAATGCCTCAGCCAGTGAAAGTTTATTCTAGAAAAACCACACCTCAGAATCCCAAATACAGCCAGTGGATTCCAAAACGAGGGACTGTGAAGCCAAAGAAAGCAGCTCCAA TGAAACTAAGAGATGGTGACCTCCTGTCGCAGCTACTGGAAGAGTTTCCCCACCTACATATTTCCCAACATACTATGAATAAAATGTGGCAGCAGCAGCGTGCGCACATGGAACagcttaaagcagcttccagcacaagTAGatcaaaactccaaaatgaa GTTCAACAAGCCCTGAAGAAGCATGAGCTTCTTGTTGCAATTATGAAAAAAGATCAAGACCATAGAAAGAGGCTG CAAGAACTTCGGCAACGTATCTACCGCCAGAAGTGGGCTCAGAATAAAGTGAGAGAGAAACACCAGCAAATTGCTCGAGCCAGGAGGTACTATGAAGATTACCGGGTTCAGTTGCGTGCCAGGATGATGCGGGCAAGGACACGGGAAGAAAGG ATATTTAAAAGCTTATTTGAAGAAGGCTTAGAAATTCAGAGGCAAAGACTGAAGGACCTGAGGGCATATGCTCAAGAGAAGCGTGCTGAGCAAAGGCGAGAGCATCAAAATGAGTTGGAGTCTATGGAGAACTATTACAAAGATCAG TTTTCCATGCTAGCAGAAGCTTTATCTCAAGAACACCAAGAAATCCAAACCAGAGAGAAAGCACAAGTACAA ATGCTACGGAAAGCAAAAAGAGAATTGAGATCaaggatggaaaaggaaattcaGCAACTGCAAGCAGCAATAATACAGAGCGATGATGACACCTTTTTTCGAGAACTGGAAGCAGACAGACTGAAATCTCGACTGCAGATGGCTTCCTTTCAGTACAGCAAAAGCAGTTTCTTGTAA
- the CEP95 gene encoding centrosomal protein of 95 kDa isoform X6, with translation MGAGGAMTGGSKPAAGAVPAAVGAMGGAEERDWVDVANDLLKSCHINQHIKNLSECGADVFVRLYESILGEKVPDFIATPRSQEDDAHNVQAVIDSLALDYLQVSLSHITGENIVKGERESIRNLLEIFDGLLEYLTEEVSESSSQSRDEANVLSNNEIQIASQEQLGSNAGQLPQPSIFSSGEGSQSDFSVPSSDVDGSESTSELIKLGDTAYSFSKRKEEFQLPELLPAEKDKGVEESENSEAVATLPKRFSETEGTVVKEKEDGSMESVCTTEPQKEGLSASATKLGEPIQQAIPLLPPFQPSEARPLYPIWRGYQSSASQSGTLANGQGLKIPALEKSLTQKSEDVSGSLPLSRKIPVGEEVASSEAEDNVAKVPRVYGTSTSASSSHENPSLCTDQVTPTPIPESRYLPRKKSRYENSTTDSLEESLSHRTTKEKQSEQNLQRVSEKLSRQLNELDLMLKSALGGHTREDDLTDDDSLSQHSDSVMDYRRRKAKRDTPYLRYQSRPRSLSPSSPSSQHQLFSDLEDKLCSNGTSRIRKIRSQLQKERDDRMKKAKMVAKAYEDELGIYEARERLRLSKLREDIREMEQEYKENIFKEPPKMPQPVKVYSRKTTPQNPKYSQWIPKRGTVKPKKAAPMKLRDGDLLSQLLEEFPHLHISQHTMNKMWQQQRAHMEQLKAASSTSRSKLQNEVQQALKKHELLVAIMKKDQDHRKRLQELRQRIYRQKWAQNKVREKHQQIARARRYYEDYRVQLRARMMRARTREERIFKSLFEEGLEIQRQRLKDLRAYAQEKRAEQRREHQNELESMENYYKDQFSMLAEALSQEHQEIQTREKAQVQMLRKAKRELRSRMEKEIQQLQAAIIQSDDDTFFRELEADRLKSRLQMASFQYSKSSFL, from the exons ATTGGGTTGATGTTGCCAATGATCTTTTAAAGAGCTGTCACATAAACCAGCACATAAAGAATCTGTCGGAATGTGGTGCTGATGTGTTTGTTCGTCTTTACGAGTCTATCTTAGGAGAAAAAGTACCAG atttcaTAGCTACTCCTAGAAGCCAAGAAGATGATGCACATAATGTACAAGCAGTAATAGATTCCCTGGCACTGGACTATTTGCAGGTCAGCTTGTCACACATCACTG GTGAGAACAttgtgaaaggagaaagagaatcTATCAGAAACCTCcttgaaatatttgatggtttGTTAGAGTATCTTACAGAAGAAGTCAGTGAATCTTCTTCTCAGAGTAGAG ATGAGGCAAATGTGCTATCCAATAATGAAATTCAAATTGCATCTCAAGAGCAGCTGGGAAGCAATGCTGGACAACTTCCACAGCCTTCAATATTCTCATCAGGTGAAGG GTCCCAGTCAGACTTTTCTGTTCCATCTTCTGATGTAGATGGATCAGAATCTACAAGTGAATTGATTAAACTTGGAGATACTGCTTATTCATTTTCCAAGAGAAAGGAAG AATTCCAGTTGCCTGAATTGTtaccagcagaaaaggacaagGGGGTGGAAGAATCTGAAAACTCAGAGGCTGTTGCAACATTACCTAAACGCTTCTCTGAAACGGAAGGGACCGTggtaaaggaaaaggaagatg GATCAATGGAGTCTGTTTGTACCACTGAACCTCAAAAAGAGGGTTTGAGTGCCAGTGCGACAAAACTTGGGGAGCCTATACAGCAAGCTATTCCTTTGCTACCACCATTTCAGCCTTCAGAAGCCAGACCTCTTTATCCTATATGGAGAGGTTATCAGAGCTCAGCCAGCCAGTCAGGAACTTTGGCTAATGGTCAAGGACTGAAAATTCCTGCT CTTGAAAAGTCACTTACACAAAAATCTGAAGATGTTTCTGGTAGTCTTCCTCTATCAAGGAAAATCCCTG TGGGAGAGGAGGTGGCATCAAGTGAAGCTGAGGACAATGTGGCAAAG GTTCCTCGCGTATATGGGACCTCTACATCTGCTTCCTCCTCACATGAAAACCCCTCACTGTGCACTGACCAAGTAACACCGACTCCAATACCTGAATCTAGATACCTGCctagaaagaaaag caGATATGAAAATTCTACCACAGATTCACTTGAAGAGTCTCTTTCCCACAGaacaacaaaggaaaagcaatctGAGCAAAATCTTCAACGAGTGTCAGAAAAACTCTCCCGCCAGTTAAATGAACTAGATTTA ATGTTAAAGAGCGCTTTGGGTGGGCACACCCGAGAAGATGACTTGACAGATGACGACAGCCTGTCTCAGCACAGTGACAGTGTCATGGATTATCGCCGAAGAAAAGCCAAGCGAG ACACACCTTATCTAAGGTACCAAAGCAGACCACGATCCCTTTCTCCATCCTCACCTTCATCTCAGCATCAACTCTTTTCTGACTTGGAAGATAAACTCTGCAGTAATGGAACAAGCCGAATAAGGAAAATACGCAGCCAGCTCCAGAAAGAAAGGGATGATAGAATGAAAAAAGCAAAG ATGGTTGCTAAAGCTTATGAAGATGAACTTGGAATTTATGAAGCTAGGGAGAGGCTTAGACTTTCTAAGCTCAGAGAAGACATCAGGGAGATG GAACaagaatacaaagaaaacatctttaaagAACCTCCAAAAATGCCTCAGCCAGTGAAAGTTTATTCTAGAAAAACCACACCTCAGAATCCCAAATACAGCCAGTGGATTCCAAAACGAGGGACTGTGAAGCCAAAGAAAGCAGCTCCAA TGAAACTAAGAGATGGTGACCTCCTGTCGCAGCTACTGGAAGAGTTTCCCCACCTACATATTTCCCAACATACTATGAATAAAATGTGGCAGCAGCAGCGTGCGCACATGGAACagcttaaagcagcttccagcacaagTAGatcaaaactccaaaatgaa GTTCAACAAGCCCTGAAGAAGCATGAGCTTCTTGTTGCAATTATGAAAAAAGATCAAGACCATAGAAAGAGGCTG CAAGAACTTCGGCAACGTATCTACCGCCAGAAGTGGGCTCAGAATAAAGTGAGAGAGAAACACCAGCAAATTGCTCGAGCCAGGAGGTACTATGAAGATTACCGGGTTCAGTTGCGTGCCAGGATGATGCGGGCAAGGACACGGGAAGAAAGG ATATTTAAAAGCTTATTTGAAGAAGGCTTAGAAATTCAGAGGCAAAGACTGAAGGACCTGAGGGCATATGCTCAAGAGAAGCGTGCTGAGCAAAGGCGAGAGCATCAAAATGAGTTGGAGTCTATGGAGAACTATTACAAAGATCAG TTTTCCATGCTAGCAGAAGCTTTATCTCAAGAACACCAAGAAATCCAAACCAGAGAGAAAGCACAAGTACAA ATGCTACGGAAAGCAAAAAGAGAATTGAGATCaaggatggaaaaggaaattcaGCAACTGCAAGCAGCAATAATACAGAGCGATGATGACACCTTTTTTCGAGAACTGGAAGCAGACAGACTGAAATCTCGACTGCAGATGGCTTCCTTTCAGTACAGCAAAAGCAGTTTCTTGTAA
- the CEP95 gene encoding centrosomal protein of 95 kDa isoform X7, producing the protein MGAGGAMTGGSKPAAGAVPAAVGAMGGAEERDWVDVANDLLKSCHINQHIKNLSECGADVFVRLYESILGEKVPDFIATPRSQEDDAHNVQAVIDSLALDYLQVSLSHITGENIVKGERESIRNLLEIFDGLLEYLTEEVSESSSQSRDEANVLSNNEIQIASQEQLGSNAGQLPQPSIFSSGEGSQSDFSVPSSDVDGSESTSELIKLGDTAYSFSKRKEEFQLPELLPAEKDKGVEESENSEAVATLPKRFSETEGTVVKEKEDGSMESVCTTEPQKEGLSASATKLGEPIQQAIPLLPPFQPSEARPLYPIWRGYQSSASQSGTLANGQGLKIPALEKSLTQKSEDVSGSLPLSRKIPVGEEVASSEAEDNVAKVPRVYGTSTSASSSHENPSLCTDQVTPTPIPESRYLPRKKRYENSTTDSLEESLSHRTTKEKQSEQNLQRVSEKLSRQLNELDLMLKSALGGHTREDDLTDDDSLSQHSDSVMDYRRRKAKRDTPYLRYQSRPRSLSPSSPSSQHQLFSDLEDKLCSNGTSRIRKIRSQLQKERDDRMKKAKMVAKAYEDELGIYEARERLRLSKLREDIREMEQEYKENIFKEPPKMPQPVKVYSRKTTPQNPKYSQWIPKRGTVKPKKAAPMKLRDGDLLSQLLEEFPHLHISQHTMNKMWQQQRAHMEQLKAASSTSRSKLQNEVQQALKKHELLVAIMKKDQDHRKRLQELRQRIYRQKWAQNKVREKHQQIARARRYYEDYRVQLRARMMRARTREERIFKSLFEEGLEIQRQRLKDLRAYAQEKRAEQRREHQNELESMENYYKDQFSMLAEALSQEHQEIQTREKAQVQMLRKAKRELRSRMEKEIQQLQAAIIQSDDDTFFRELEADRLKSRLQMASFQYSKSSFL; encoded by the exons ATTGGGTTGATGTTGCCAATGATCTTTTAAAGAGCTGTCACATAAACCAGCACATAAAGAATCTGTCGGAATGTGGTGCTGATGTGTTTGTTCGTCTTTACGAGTCTATCTTAGGAGAAAAAGTACCAG atttcaTAGCTACTCCTAGAAGCCAAGAAGATGATGCACATAATGTACAAGCAGTAATAGATTCCCTGGCACTGGACTATTTGCAGGTCAGCTTGTCACACATCACTG GTGAGAACAttgtgaaaggagaaagagaatcTATCAGAAACCTCcttgaaatatttgatggtttGTTAGAGTATCTTACAGAAGAAGTCAGTGAATCTTCTTCTCAGAGTAGAG ATGAGGCAAATGTGCTATCCAATAATGAAATTCAAATTGCATCTCAAGAGCAGCTGGGAAGCAATGCTGGACAACTTCCACAGCCTTCAATATTCTCATCAGGTGAAGG GTCCCAGTCAGACTTTTCTGTTCCATCTTCTGATGTAGATGGATCAGAATCTACAAGTGAATTGATTAAACTTGGAGATACTGCTTATTCATTTTCCAAGAGAAAGGAAG AATTCCAGTTGCCTGAATTGTtaccagcagaaaaggacaagGGGGTGGAAGAATCTGAAAACTCAGAGGCTGTTGCAACATTACCTAAACGCTTCTCTGAAACGGAAGGGACCGTggtaaaggaaaaggaagatg GATCAATGGAGTCTGTTTGTACCACTGAACCTCAAAAAGAGGGTTTGAGTGCCAGTGCGACAAAACTTGGGGAGCCTATACAGCAAGCTATTCCTTTGCTACCACCATTTCAGCCTTCAGAAGCCAGACCTCTTTATCCTATATGGAGAGGTTATCAGAGCTCAGCCAGCCAGTCAGGAACTTTGGCTAATGGTCAAGGACTGAAAATTCCTGCT CTTGAAAAGTCACTTACACAAAAATCTGAAGATGTTTCTGGTAGTCTTCCTCTATCAAGGAAAATCCCTG TGGGAGAGGAGGTGGCATCAAGTGAAGCTGAGGACAATGTGGCAAAG GTTCCTCGCGTATATGGGACCTCTACATCTGCTTCCTCCTCACATGAAAACCCCTCACTGTGCACTGACCAAGTAACACCGACTCCAATACCTGAATCTAGATACCTGCctagaaagaaaag ATATGAAAATTCTACCACAGATTCACTTGAAGAGTCTCTTTCCCACAGaacaacaaaggaaaagcaatctGAGCAAAATCTTCAACGAGTGTCAGAAAAACTCTCCCGCCAGTTAAATGAACTAGATTTA ATGTTAAAGAGCGCTTTGGGTGGGCACACCCGAGAAGATGACTTGACAGATGACGACAGCCTGTCTCAGCACAGTGACAGTGTCATGGATTATCGCCGAAGAAAAGCCAAGCGAG ACACACCTTATCTAAGGTACCAAAGCAGACCACGATCCCTTTCTCCATCCTCACCTTCATCTCAGCATCAACTCTTTTCTGACTTGGAAGATAAACTCTGCAGTAATGGAACAAGCCGAATAAGGAAAATACGCAGCCAGCTCCAGAAAGAAAGGGATGATAGAATGAAAAAAGCAAAG ATGGTTGCTAAAGCTTATGAAGATGAACTTGGAATTTATGAAGCTAGGGAGAGGCTTAGACTTTCTAAGCTCAGAGAAGACATCAGGGAGATG GAACaagaatacaaagaaaacatctttaaagAACCTCCAAAAATGCCTCAGCCAGTGAAAGTTTATTCTAGAAAAACCACACCTCAGAATCCCAAATACAGCCAGTGGATTCCAAAACGAGGGACTGTGAAGCCAAAGAAAGCAGCTCCAA TGAAACTAAGAGATGGTGACCTCCTGTCGCAGCTACTGGAAGAGTTTCCCCACCTACATATTTCCCAACATACTATGAATAAAATGTGGCAGCAGCAGCGTGCGCACATGGAACagcttaaagcagcttccagcacaagTAGatcaaaactccaaaatgaa GTTCAACAAGCCCTGAAGAAGCATGAGCTTCTTGTTGCAATTATGAAAAAAGATCAAGACCATAGAAAGAGGCTG CAAGAACTTCGGCAACGTATCTACCGCCAGAAGTGGGCTCAGAATAAAGTGAGAGAGAAACACCAGCAAATTGCTCGAGCCAGGAGGTACTATGAAGATTACCGGGTTCAGTTGCGTGCCAGGATGATGCGGGCAAGGACACGGGAAGAAAGG ATATTTAAAAGCTTATTTGAAGAAGGCTTAGAAATTCAGAGGCAAAGACTGAAGGACCTGAGGGCATATGCTCAAGAGAAGCGTGCTGAGCAAAGGCGAGAGCATCAAAATGAGTTGGAGTCTATGGAGAACTATTACAAAGATCAG TTTTCCATGCTAGCAGAAGCTTTATCTCAAGAACACCAAGAAATCCAAACCAGAGAGAAAGCACAAGTACAA ATGCTACGGAAAGCAAAAAGAGAATTGAGATCaaggatggaaaaggaaattcaGCAACTGCAAGCAGCAATAATACAGAGCGATGATGACACCTTTTTTCGAGAACTGGAAGCAGACAGACTGAAATCTCGACTGCAGATGGCTTCCTTTCAGTACAGCAAAAGCAGTTTCTTGTAA